Proteins co-encoded in one Pseudomonas fluorescens genomic window:
- the htpX gene encoding protease HtpX, whose amino-acid sequence MMRILLFLATNLAVVLIASITLSLFGFNGFMAANGVDLNLSQLLVFCAVFGFAGSLFSLFISKWMAKMSTSTQIITQPRTRHEQWLLQTVEQLSREAGIKMPEVGIFPAYEANAFATGWNKNDALVAVSQGLLERFSPDEVKAVLAHEIGHVANGDMVTLALIQGVVNTFVMFFARIIGNFVDKVIFKNEEGQGIAYYIATIFAELVLGILASAIVMWFSRKREFRADEAGARLAGTSAMIGALQRLRAEQGLPVHMPDTLNAFGINGGIKQGFARMFMSHPPLEERIDALRRRG is encoded by the coding sequence ATGATGCGCATCCTGCTGTTTTTGGCCACTAACCTGGCGGTCGTGCTGATAGCCAGCATCACCCTGAGCCTCTTCGGCTTCAACGGGTTCATGGCGGCCAACGGGGTTGACCTCAACCTCAGTCAGCTGCTGGTTTTCTGTGCAGTCTTTGGTTTCGCCGGTTCGCTTTTCTCGCTATTCATCTCCAAGTGGATGGCGAAGATGAGCACCAGCACCCAGATCATCACCCAGCCGCGCACCCGCCACGAACAATGGCTGCTGCAAACCGTCGAGCAACTGTCCCGGGAAGCCGGGATCAAGATGCCCGAAGTCGGGATCTTCCCGGCCTACGAAGCAAACGCCTTCGCCACCGGCTGGAACAAGAACGACGCACTGGTTGCCGTCAGCCAGGGTTTGCTGGAGCGTTTCTCGCCCGATGAAGTGAAAGCGGTGCTGGCCCACGAAATCGGCCACGTCGCCAATGGCGACATGGTCACCCTGGCGCTGATCCAGGGCGTGGTGAACACCTTCGTGATGTTCTTTGCGCGGATCATCGGCAACTTCGTTGACAAGGTGATCTTCAAGAACGAGGAAGGCCAGGGTATCGCGTACTACATCGCGACCATTTTCGCCGAACTGGTTCTGGGTATCCTGGCCAGCGCGATCGTGATGTGGTTCTCGCGCAAACGGGAATTCCGTGCCGACGAAGCCGGTGCCCGCTTGGCCGGCACCAGCGCGATGATCGGCGCTCTGCAACGCCTGCGTGCCGAACAGGGCCTGCCGGTGCACATGCCTGACACCCTGAACGCCTTCGGCATCAATGGTGGCATCAAACAGGGGTTCGCCCGCATGTTCATGAGCCACCCGCCGCTGGAGGAGCGTATCGACGCCCTGCGTCGTCGCGGCTGA
- a CDS encoding thiopurine S-methyltransferase — translation MQPEFWHKKWESNQIGFHQPEVNPYLQRHWSGLAIPPQSRVLVPLCGKSLDLLWLAGQGHRVLGVELSEKAVEDFFREQQLQPQISEEGGFKVYRAGAIELWCGDFFALSASDVADCTALYDRAALIALPAPMRERYAAHLLSILPTGLRGLLITLDYDQAQMPGPPFAVTDGEVQQLFGGDWAVEALEGQDVLSESGKFLQAGVTRLEERVYRLAAQ, via the coding sequence ATGCAGCCGGAGTTTTGGCACAAGAAGTGGGAGTCGAACCAGATCGGCTTTCATCAGCCCGAAGTGAACCCTTATTTGCAGCGACATTGGTCCGGTCTGGCAATCCCGCCTCAGTCGCGGGTGCTGGTGCCGTTGTGCGGGAAAAGCCTGGATCTGTTGTGGCTGGCCGGTCAGGGGCATCGGGTTCTCGGTGTCGAGTTGTCCGAGAAGGCTGTCGAGGATTTCTTCCGCGAGCAGCAACTACAGCCGCAAATCAGCGAAGAGGGTGGCTTCAAGGTTTATCGGGCCGGGGCGATCGAGTTGTGGTGTGGGGACTTCTTTGCCTTGTCCGCGAGCGATGTGGCTGATTGCACGGCGCTGTATGACCGGGCCGCGCTGATTGCCTTGCCGGCGCCGATGCGCGAGCGCTATGCCGCGCATTTGCTGAGCATCCTGCCGACGGGCTTGCGTGGTTTGCTGATCACGCTGGATTACGATCAGGCTCAGATGCCTGGGCCACCGTTTGCGGTGACAGATGGCGAGGTGCAGCAGCTGTTCGGTGGCGACTGGGCGGTGGAGGCGCTGGAGGGACAGGATGTGTTGAGCGAAAGCGGGAAGTTCCTGCAGGCGGGAGTGACAAGGCTGGAGGAGCGGGTGTACCGGCTGGCCGCTCAGTAA
- a CDS encoding DODA-type extradiol aromatic ring-opening family dioxygenase yields MFPSLFISHGSPMLALEPGASGPALARLAAELPRPKAIVIVSAHWESHELLVSSHPQPETWHDFGGFPRALFEVQYPAPGNPQLAQAVAERLTANNLPARLDPQRPFDHGVWVPLSLMYPQADIPVVQVSLPSRGGPALQTRVGQALAGLREQGILLIGSGSITHNLRELDWHAGPESVEPWARDFRDWMVDKLAANDEAALHDYRQQAPSAVRAHPSDEHLLPLYFVRGAGGDFGIAHQGFTMGALGMDIYRFG; encoded by the coding sequence ATGTTTCCCAGCCTGTTTATCTCCCACGGCTCGCCCATGTTGGCGCTGGAGCCCGGCGCCAGCGGCCCGGCCCTGGCGCGTCTGGCCGCCGAACTGCCACGCCCGAAAGCCATCGTCATCGTTTCCGCCCACTGGGAAAGCCATGAGCTGCTGGTCAGCAGCCATCCGCAACCGGAAACCTGGCATGATTTCGGCGGTTTCCCCCGCGCGCTGTTCGAAGTGCAGTATCCGGCACCGGGTAATCCGCAACTGGCCCAAGCGGTCGCTGAACGGCTGACCGCCAACAACCTGCCCGCGCGCCTCGATCCGCAACGGCCCTTCGACCATGGCGTATGGGTGCCACTGTCGCTGATGTATCCGCAAGCCGATATCCCGGTGGTTCAGGTCTCCCTGCCCAGCCGTGGCGGCCCGGCACTGCAGACACGTGTCGGCCAGGCGCTGGCAGGCCTGCGCGAACAAGGCATTCTCCTGATCGGCTCCGGCAGCATCACCCACAACCTGCGTGAACTGGACTGGCATGCCGGCCCGGAAAGCGTAGAGCCGTGGGCACGGGATTTCCGCGACTGGATGGTCGACAAGCTCGCCGCCAACGATGAAGCCGCCCTGCACGACTACCGCCAGCAAGCGCCGAGCGCCGTGCGCGCCCATCCGAGTGACGAGCACCTGTTACCGCTCTACTTCGTTCGTGGCGCTGGTGGTGATTTCGGCATTGCGCACCAAGGGTTCACCATGGGCGCGCTGGGCATGGACATCTACCGCTTCGGCTGA
- a CDS encoding DEAD/DEAH box helicase produces MTQEIGGFAALELHPNIVAAVVATGYEEPSAIQQQSIPIILAGHDMIGQAQTGTGKTAAFALPILHRIDPSKREPQALILAPTRELALQVATAFETYAKQMPGVTVVAVYGGAPMGPQLKAIRNGAQIVVATPGRLCDHLRRDEKVLQTVNHLVLDEADEMLKLGFMDDLEVIFKAMPETRQTVLFSATLPQSIRAIAERHLRDPKHVKIQSKTQTVTAIEQAHLLVHADQKTSAVLSLLEVEDFDALIMFVRTKQATLDLASALDAKGYKAAALNGDIAQNQRERVIDSLKDGRLDIVVATDVAARGLDVPRITHVFNVDMPYDPESYVHRIGRTGRAGREGRALLLVTPRERRMLQVIERVTGQKVAEVRLPDAQAVLDARIKKLTNSLSPLVADAESTHGDLLDRLTADIGCTPRALAAALLRKATNGQALNLAAIEKERPLVPNSAPRGDRPERSGDRPDRGDRERRAPMPLGEGRARCRTALGARDGIAAKNLLGAILNEGGLAREAIGRIQVRDSFSLVELPEDGLDKLLTKLKDTRVAGKQLKLRRYRED; encoded by the coding sequence ATGACCCAGGAAATCGGCGGCTTCGCCGCTCTTGAACTTCATCCCAATATTGTCGCTGCAGTAGTCGCTACCGGCTATGAAGAGCCTTCGGCCATTCAGCAGCAGTCGATCCCGATCATCCTCGCCGGTCACGATATGATTGGTCAGGCGCAAACCGGTACCGGTAAAACCGCTGCCTTTGCCCTGCCTATCCTGCACCGCATTGATCCGTCCAAGCGCGAGCCGCAAGCTCTGATCCTGGCCCCAACTCGTGAGTTGGCGCTACAAGTTGCAACCGCTTTCGAAACCTACGCCAAGCAAATGCCGGGCGTAACTGTTGTGGCTGTCTACGGCGGCGCGCCGATGGGCCCACAATTGAAAGCAATCCGTAATGGCGCACAGATCGTTGTCGCCACTCCGGGCCGTCTGTGCGACCACCTGCGTCGCGACGAAAAAGTACTGCAGACCGTGAACCACCTGGTTCTCGACGAAGCAGACGAAATGCTCAAACTGGGCTTCATGGACGACCTCGAAGTCATCTTCAAGGCCATGCCGGAAACCCGTCAGACCGTATTGTTCTCGGCGACCCTGCCGCAATCGATCCGTGCCATCGCCGAGCGTCACCTGCGCGATCCAAAGCACGTGAAGATCCAGAGCAAGACCCAGACTGTTACCGCGATCGAACAGGCTCACCTGTTGGTTCACGCTGACCAGAAGACCTCTGCCGTTCTCAGCTTGCTGGAAGTGGAAGACTTCGACGCTCTGATCATGTTCGTGCGCACCAAGCAAGCGACCCTGGATCTGGCCAGCGCCCTCGACGCCAAAGGCTACAAAGCCGCAGCGTTGAACGGCGACATCGCCCAGAACCAGCGTGAGCGCGTGATCGACTCGCTCAAGGATGGCCGTCTGGACATCGTTGTGGCGACCGACGTAGCCGCCCGTGGTCTGGACGTACCGCGCATCACCCACGTATTCAACGTGGACATGCCGTACGATCCGGAATCCTACGTGCACCGTATCGGCCGTACCGGCCGTGCCGGTCGCGAAGGCCGCGCGCTGCTGCTGGTGACTCCGCGTGAGCGCCGCATGCTGCAGGTTATCGAGCGTGTAACCGGTCAGAAAGTTGCCGAAGTGCGTCTGCCGGACGCCCAGGCCGTTCTCGATGCCCGCATCAAGAAACTGACCAACAGCCTGTCGCCGCTGGTGGCTGACGCCGAATCGACTCACGGTGATCTGCTGGATCGCCTGACCGCCGACATCGGTTGCACCCCGCGTGCCCTGGCTGCCGCTCTGCTGCGCAAGGCCACCAATGGTCAGGCGCTGAATCTGGCAGCGATCGAGAAGGAACGCCCACTGGTGCCGAACAGCGCGCCACGTGGCGACCGTCCTGAGCGTTCCGGTGATCGTCCGGACCGTGGTGATCGCGAGCGTCGTGCACCGATGCCGCTGGGCGAAGGCCGTGCCCGTTGCCGTACCGCGCTGGGCGCGCGTGACGGTATCGCGGCGAAAAACCTGCTGGGCGCCATCCTCAACGAAGGTGGTCTGGCGCGTGAAGCCATCGGTCGCATCCAGGTGCGTGACAGCTTCAGCCTCGTCGAGCTGCCGGAAGATGGTCTGGACAAACTCCTGACCAAACTGAAGGACACTCGCGTTGCCGGCAAGCAGTTGAAGCTGCGTCGCTACCGCGAAGATTGA
- a CDS encoding crotonase/enoyl-CoA hydratase family protein gives MNQPCPGRVSRERHGHVHLIGLDRATKRNAFDLDLLNDLALAYGEFEADSDARVAVVFGHGEHFTAGLDLVNASSALAQGWQVPPGGCDPWGVFVGPRVSKPVIVAAQGYCLTIGIELMLAADINLCASNTRFAQMEVQRGIFPFGGATLRFHQVAGWGNAMRWLLTGDEFDAHDALHLGLVQEVMASEDLLPRALELAERIARQAPLGVQATLMSARQARYEGETAAAKSLPPLVKKLLATEDAKEGVRSLVERRPGVFKGL, from the coding sequence ATGAATCAGCCCTGCCCCGGCCGCGTCAGCCGCGAGCGCCATGGTCACGTGCATTTGATCGGCCTGGACCGAGCAACCAAGCGCAATGCCTTCGACCTTGACCTGCTCAACGACCTGGCCCTGGCCTACGGCGAATTCGAAGCCGACAGCGATGCGCGGGTGGCCGTGGTGTTCGGGCATGGCGAGCATTTCACCGCCGGGCTCGATCTGGTCAACGCCAGTTCCGCCCTCGCCCAAGGCTGGCAGGTGCCGCCCGGTGGTTGCGATCCATGGGGCGTGTTCGTCGGACCGAGAGTCAGTAAACCGGTGATCGTCGCCGCGCAGGGCTATTGCCTGACCATCGGTATCGAGCTGATGCTCGCGGCCGACATCAACCTGTGCGCCAGCAACACCCGGTTCGCCCAGATGGAAGTGCAGCGCGGGATCTTTCCGTTCGGCGGTGCGACTTTACGCTTTCATCAGGTCGCCGGCTGGGGCAATGCGATGCGCTGGTTGCTGACCGGCGATGAGTTCGATGCCCATGACGCCTTGCACCTGGGCCTGGTGCAGGAAGTCATGGCCAGCGAAGACTTGCTGCCTCGCGCCCTCGAACTGGCCGAACGGATTGCCCGACAGGCGCCGCTAGGCGTGCAGGCGACGCTGATGTCGGCACGTCAGGCGCGCTATGAAGGCGAAACTGCGGCGGCTAAGAGCTTGCCGCCGTTGGTGAAGAAGTTGCTGGCCACTGAAGATGCCAAGGAAGGAGTGCGCTCGCTGGTGGAGCGCAGGCCCGGCGTTTTCAAAGGCCTTTGA
- a CDS encoding spermidine synthase, which produces MTEERVERLLAEVQDEFGVIRVLEVADYRFLEFGDAIEQSCVFTADPSWLEYDYTRAMLIGALCHEQPESALFLGLGAGTLTQACLKFLPLEDVEAIELRPDVPRLAIEYLGLDDDPRLYIRVGDAIELLPTAEPADLIFVDLYTDVGPGAAHLAWNFLGDCQKRLNPGGWLVINQWATDDGKPLGAALLRGLYHRHYWELPVKEGNVILIVPADLDQVLDMQALTARAEALAPKLGYSLQSLINCIRPAT; this is translated from the coding sequence ATGACTGAGGAGCGCGTCGAGCGGTTGCTCGCCGAGGTACAGGATGAGTTCGGCGTGATTCGCGTGCTGGAAGTGGCCGACTACCGCTTTCTGGAGTTCGGCGATGCCATCGAGCAAAGCTGCGTGTTTACCGCCGACCCGAGCTGGCTGGAGTACGACTACACCCGGGCGATGCTGATTGGCGCGTTGTGCCATGAGCAACCGGAGAGTGCGTTGTTTCTCGGGCTGGGTGCGGGGACGTTGACCCAGGCCTGCCTCAAGTTCCTGCCGCTGGAAGACGTTGAAGCCATCGAGCTGCGCCCCGATGTGCCGCGCCTGGCCATCGAATATCTCGGGCTGGACGACGATCCTCGGTTGTACATCCGCGTTGGCGATGCAATCGAACTGCTGCCGACGGCGGAACCTGCGGATCTGATCTTCGTCGACCTTTACACCGATGTCGGCCCGGGCGCCGCGCACCTCGCGTGGAATTTCCTCGGTGATTGTCAGAAACGTCTGAATCCCGGTGGCTGGCTGGTGATCAACCAGTGGGCCACCGATGACGGCAAGCCGTTGGGGGCGGCACTGTTGCGCGGGCTCTATCACCGGCATTACTGGGAGCTGCCGGTGAAGGAGGGCAACGTCATTCTGATCGTGCCGGCAGATCTCGATCAGGTGCTGGACATGCAGGCGCTGACTGCACGGGCTGAAGCGCTGGCACCGAAGCTGGGTTACTCGTTGCAGTCGTTGATCAACTGCATCCGTCCGGCGACCTGA